The Yersinia intermedia genome window below encodes:
- the araD gene encoding L-ribulose-5-phosphate 4-epimerase — translation MLNELKQQVLAANLALPRHNLVTFTWGNVSAVDRQRGLLVIKPSGVEYDVMTLDDMVVVELETGKVVEGSKKPSSDTDTHRVLYLNFPQIGGIVHTHSRHATIWAQAGLDLPAWGTTHADYFYGAIPCTRLMTQEEIAGRYEWETGNVIVETFHQRGIKPEDVPAVLVNSHGPFAWGTSADNAVHNAVVLEELAYMGIFSRQLNPQLGNMQPQLLDKHYLRKHGKNAYYGQ, via the coding sequence ATGCTTAACGAACTGAAACAGCAAGTGCTGGCCGCCAATCTGGCTTTACCTCGCCATAATCTGGTCACATTCACTTGGGGGAATGTCAGTGCTGTCGATAGACAACGTGGTTTGCTGGTTATTAAGCCTTCCGGTGTGGAATATGATGTGATGACACTGGACGATATGGTGGTAGTCGAGCTGGAAACTGGCAAAGTGGTGGAGGGCAGTAAGAAGCCTTCATCGGATACCGATACTCACCGAGTGCTTTATCTTAATTTCCCGCAGATTGGTGGCATCGTTCATACCCATTCACGCCATGCAACCATTTGGGCGCAGGCGGGGCTAGATTTGCCAGCATGGGGCACCACGCATGCAGATTACTTCTATGGCGCTATTCCTTGCACTCGGCTGATGACGCAGGAAGAGATTGCTGGCCGCTATGAATGGGAGACCGGTAATGTCATTGTTGAAACATTCCATCAACGGGGCATTAAGCCGGAAGATGTGCCTGCCGTTTTAGTCAATTCACACGGGCCGTTTGCCTGGGGGACCAGCGCGGATAATGCAGTGCACAACGCGGTGGTGTTAGAAGAGTTGGCTTATATGGGGATTTTCTCACGCCAATTGAACCCGCAACTTGGTAATATGCAACCGCAACTGCTGGATAAACACTATTTACGCAAACACGGTAAAAATGCCTATTACGGGCAATAA
- a CDS encoding LapA family protein — MKYLLIFLLVLVIFVISVTLGANNDQVVTFNYLLAQGEYRVSTLLATLFAAGLVLGWVICGLFYLRVRILLGRAERKIKRLESQQEQPIESSAAVSTPAVSKE, encoded by the coding sequence GTGAAATATTTGCTGATTTTTTTGTTAGTGCTAGTGATTTTCGTGATTTCAGTCACGTTAGGGGCAAATAACGATCAAGTCGTTACCTTTAACTATTTATTGGCTCAGGGCGAATATCGGGTATCTACGTTATTGGCAACGCTTTTTGCGGCTGGTTTGGTTCTTGGGTGGGTTATTTGTGGGCTTTTTTATCTGCGGGTTCGGATTTTACTGGGGCGCGCAGAGCGGAAAATTAAACGTCTTGAGTCACAGCAAGAGCAGCCTATTGAATCCAGTGCGGCTGTTTCCACACCTGCTGTCAGCAAGGAATAA
- the bhsA gene encoding multiple stress resistance protein BhsA, whose amino-acid sequence MKSIKFIAPALILSLVSFASVAATQVQSNQSTGLNEIGVISASNAGSLTELENALAQQAKAAGAKSFLITSATGNNKMHGTAIIYR is encoded by the coding sequence ATGAAAAGCATTAAATTCATCGCCCCGGCATTAATTCTGTCTCTCGTTTCATTTGCCAGTGTTGCTGCCACCCAAGTCCAAAGTAATCAATCAACAGGATTGAATGAGATTGGCGTAATTTCTGCCAGCAATGCTGGCTCGCTGACTGAGCTAGAAAATGCATTGGCGCAGCAAGCTAAGGCTGCCGGTGCAAAGTCTTTCCTAATCACTTCAGCGACCGGCAATAACAAAATGCACGGTACTGCAATTATCTATCGTTAA
- a CDS encoding DNA-binding transcriptional regulator YciT has product MNPRQQIILQLVNDRQRVSVSELAQETQVSEVTIRQDLNQLESRGLLKRVHGSAVALESDDVDVRMMTHFAMKQKLANHAASLVNEGETVFVESGSSNALLAHHLAQRPGITLVTVSGYIARQLKESSCEVILLGGIYQKKSDSMVGPLTQLCLRHVHFSKAFIGIDGYQVDTGFTGRDMLRADVINSVLAKGAENIILADASKFGQVHQNSLMPLSSINRVITDNRLPAGYQQQLMAQGIQVDILSE; this is encoded by the coding sequence ATGAACCCAAGACAACAAATAATTTTACAGTTGGTAAACGACCGGCAACGTGTCAGCGTCAGTGAATTGGCACAGGAAACACAGGTCTCTGAGGTGACAATCCGTCAGGATCTCAATCAGCTAGAATCACGAGGCTTGCTCAAGCGAGTGCATGGCTCAGCCGTCGCGCTTGAGAGTGACGATGTTGATGTTCGCATGATGACTCACTTCGCCATGAAGCAAAAACTGGCCAATCACGCTGCATCACTGGTCAATGAAGGTGAAACGGTATTTGTCGAAAGTGGCAGTAGTAACGCCCTGCTGGCGCATCATTTGGCACAACGCCCTGGCATTACCTTGGTGACGGTGAGTGGCTATATTGCCAGACAATTGAAAGAGTCTTCCTGTGAAGTCATTCTTCTGGGCGGAATTTATCAGAAAAAAAGTGACAGTATGGTTGGCCCATTGACGCAACTTTGTTTGCGCCATGTGCATTTCAGTAAGGCGTTTATCGGCATCGATGGTTACCAAGTGGATACCGGTTTTACTGGGCGCGATATGTTACGGGCCGATGTGATCAATAGTGTGTTAGCCAAAGGCGCTGAAAATATTATTCTGGCCGATGCATCAAAATTTGGCCAAGTGCATCAGAACTCACTGATGCCATTATCGTCCATCAACCGGGTTATTACCGATAACCGCCTGCCCGCAGGTTATCAGCAGCAATTAATGGCACAAGGCATTCAAGTCGATATCCTCAGCGAATAA
- the pyrF gene encoding orotidine-5'-phosphate decarboxylase has protein sequence MTSATKTNNCGPISSPVIVALDYADKDAALAFADRVNPQDCRLKVGKEMFTLYGPQLVRDLHQRGFEVFLDLKFHDIPNTTAKAVIAAAELGVWMVNVHASGGARMMTAAKEALVPYGHQAPLLIAVTVLTSMDGEDLRDIGINISPAEHAERLAKLTWDCGLDGVVCSAHEAVRLKQVCGADFKLVTPGIRPQGSEAGDQRRIMTPEQAVTAGVDYMVIGRPITQSPDPAKTLSEILASLSKVA, from the coding sequence ATGACGTCTGCAACTAAAACGAATAACTGTGGCCCGATATCTTCTCCTGTCATTGTCGCGCTGGATTATGCCGATAAAGACGCTGCGTTAGCCTTTGCTGATCGTGTTAATCCGCAAGATTGCCGGTTAAAAGTGGGCAAGGAGATGTTCACCTTATATGGCCCTCAGTTGGTCCGTGATCTGCATCAGCGTGGTTTTGAGGTTTTCCTTGATCTGAAATTTCACGATATTCCCAATACCACCGCGAAGGCGGTGATCGCGGCAGCAGAACTTGGGGTGTGGATGGTCAATGTCCATGCCAGTGGTGGCGCGCGCATGATGACCGCAGCTAAAGAGGCCTTAGTACCCTATGGGCATCAAGCCCCTCTATTGATAGCGGTTACGGTACTTACCAGCATGGATGGCGAAGATTTACGTGATATCGGCATTAACATTAGCCCGGCAGAGCATGCCGAGCGGTTAGCGAAACTGACCTGGGATTGCGGTTTAGATGGCGTGGTGTGCTCCGCCCATGAAGCTGTACGCCTCAAGCAGGTTTGTGGCGCTGACTTTAAACTGGTTACCCCAGGTATTCGCCCGCAGGGCAGTGAGGCAGGTGATCAGCGCCGTATCATGACACCTGAGCAAGCAGTCACTGCTGGGGTAGATTATATGGTTATCGGGCGTCCGATCACCCAATCCCCTGATCCGGCAAAGACACTGAGTGAAATTCTGGCATCATTGAGTAAGGTGGCATAA
- the lapB gene encoding lipopolysaccharide assembly protein LapB, with protein sequence MLEMLFLLLPVAAAYGWYMGRRSAQQDKQQDANRLSREYVAGVNFLLSNQQDKAVDLFLEMLKEDSSTVEAHLTLGNLFRSRGEVDRAIRIHQALMESASLTFEQRLLAIQQLGRDYMAAGLYDRAEDMFNQLVEEQDFRLGALQQLLVIHQATSDWNNAIEVAEKLVKMGKDNQRLEIAHFYCELALQAMGSDDLEKAMGLLKKAAAADKQCARVSIMRGRVHIAKGEYAKGVEALERVLEQDKEVVSEALPMLSDCYQHLQQPEAWANFLKRCVEDNTGATAELMLAEILEQHEGRDVAQTYINRQLQRHPTMRVFYRLMDYHLADAEEGRAKESLLLLRDMVGEQIRTKPRYRCHKCGFTAHSLYWHCPSCRAWASVKPIRGLDGQ encoded by the coding sequence ATGTTAGAAATGCTGTTTCTGCTGTTGCCCGTCGCTGCCGCCTATGGCTGGTATATGGGGCGTAGAAGCGCTCAGCAGGATAAGCAACAGGATGCTAACCGTCTGTCTCGTGAATATGTGGCAGGGGTTAACTTCCTTCTCTCTAATCAGCAGGACAAAGCGGTTGATCTGTTTCTTGAGATGTTGAAAGAAGACAGTTCGACGGTTGAAGCGCATCTGACGTTAGGGAATTTGTTCCGTTCTCGTGGTGAAGTTGACCGCGCTATCCGCATTCATCAGGCCTTGATGGAAAGTGCTTCCCTGACTTTCGAACAACGGCTGCTGGCAATTCAGCAACTTGGCCGTGATTATATGGCGGCGGGTTTATATGATCGGGCAGAGGATATGTTCAATCAATTGGTTGAGGAACAGGATTTCCGGCTCGGGGCATTGCAGCAATTATTAGTTATTCATCAGGCTACCAGTGATTGGAACAACGCGATTGAAGTTGCGGAAAAACTGGTCAAAATGGGTAAAGATAATCAGCGGCTGGAGATAGCGCATTTCTATTGCGAACTGGCACTGCAAGCAATGGGGAGTGATGATTTAGAGAAAGCAATGGGGTTGCTGAAGAAAGCGGCGGCAGCGGACAAACAGTGCGCCCGTGTATCCATCATGCGAGGTCGAGTGCATATTGCCAAGGGTGAATATGCCAAGGGCGTAGAGGCACTGGAGCGTGTGCTGGAGCAGGATAAGGAAGTGGTCAGCGAGGCATTACCTATGCTGAGCGATTGCTACCAACATCTACAACAGCCTGAGGCGTGGGCAAATTTCCTCAAACGCTGCGTTGAAGATAATACGGGTGCTACGGCTGAGTTAATGCTGGCAGAAATTCTGGAACAGCATGAAGGCCGTGATGTGGCACAAACCTATATCAACCGCCAGCTACAACGCCATCCTACTATGCGTGTTTTCTATCGGTTAATGGATTATCACCTGGCTGATGCAGAAGAAGGGCGAGCGAAAGAGAGCTTGCTGTTGCTGCGGGACATGGTAGGAGAACAAATTCGGACCAAACCCCGTTATCGCTGTCATAAATGTGGTTTTACCGCTCACTCTTTGTATTGGCATTGCCCGTCATGTCGAGCCTGGGCTTCGGTTAAGCCGATCCGGGGGTTGGATGGGCAGTAA
- the osmB gene encoding osmotically-inducible lipoprotein OsmB, which produces MMIINKRFATAALALTLALSLSACSNMSKRDRNTAIGAGAGAVGGAVLTGSTLGTLGGAAIGGVIGHQVSK; this is translated from the coding sequence ATGATGATAATCAATAAACGATTTGCCACTGCCGCCTTGGCGCTAACGCTGGCCTTGTCCCTGTCCGCATGTTCTAACATGTCCAAACGTGACCGGAATACCGCAATAGGTGCCGGTGCCGGTGCCGTAGGCGGTGCGGTGTTGACCGGCAGCACGCTGGGGACATTAGGCGGCGCGGCTATTGGTGGGGTTATCGGGCACCAAGTCAGCAAATAA
- the ribA gene encoding GTP cyclohydrolase II: MQLKRVAEAKLPTPWGDFLMVGFEELASGHDHLALIFGDISGDKPVLSRVHSECLTGDALFSLRCDCGFQLEAALAHIAEEGRGVLIYHRQEGRNIGLLNKIRAYALQDLGADTVEANHQLGFAADERDFTLCSDIYKLLGVKAVRLLTNNPKKVEILSEAGINIVERVPLIVGQNPKNEQYMATKAAKMGHLLTK, encoded by the coding sequence ATGCAGCTTAAACGTGTAGCAGAAGCCAAGTTACCGACGCCTTGGGGTGATTTTTTGATGGTCGGTTTCGAAGAATTAGCCTCTGGCCATGACCATCTGGCCTTAATATTTGGTGATATCAGTGGTGATAAACCGGTGCTATCCCGTGTTCATTCTGAGTGCCTAACGGGCGATGCTTTGTTTAGCTTGCGTTGTGACTGTGGTTTTCAGTTAGAAGCCGCTTTGGCACACATTGCCGAAGAGGGGCGCGGTGTGCTGATTTATCATCGTCAGGAAGGCCGTAATATTGGCCTATTGAATAAGATTCGCGCTTACGCTTTGCAGGATCTGGGCGCGGATACAGTTGAAGCTAATCATCAACTCGGATTTGCCGCCGATGAACGTGACTTCACCTTATGTTCTGATATATATAAATTACTGGGTGTCAAAGCCGTACGTTTGCTGACCAATAACCCGAAGAAGGTTGAGATTCTCTCCGAAGCGGGGATCAATATTGTTGAACGGGTGCCATTGATTGTCGGGCAGAACCCCAAGAACGAACAATACATGGCGACCAAAGCAGCCAAAATGGGCCATCTGTTAACCAAATAA
- a CDS encoding DUF2164 domain-containing protein — MADITFTREQTQRMARKIQDYLEQNLSIELEDFDAEFLLEFISRELGAHYYNQGINDAIAQVEAKMLDITDSVLWLEKPVQD; from the coding sequence ATGGCGGACATTACCTTCACGCGTGAACAGACACAGCGGATGGCACGTAAAATTCAGGACTATCTGGAGCAGAACCTGAGTATTGAGCTGGAAGATTTTGATGCGGAATTTTTACTGGAATTCATCAGCCGTGAGCTGGGCGCACATTATTACAATCAAGGTATCAATGATGCCATTGCACAGGTCGAAGCAAAAATGCTCGATATCACTGACTCCGTGCTATGGCTGGAGAAACCCGTGCAAGACTGA
- the yciH gene encoding stress response translation initiation inhibitor YciH, with product MTNDNSRLVYSTDTGRISEPELKPARPKGDGIVRIQRQTSGRKGKGVCLITGIDGSDEMLEKVAAELKKKCGCGGSVKEGVIEIQGDKRELLKQLLEAKGMKVKLAGG from the coding sequence ATGACGAATGATAATAGCCGGCTGGTGTATTCAACTGACACTGGGCGCATCAGTGAACCTGAGCTAAAACCCGCGCGGCCAAAAGGCGATGGCATTGTTCGCATCCAGCGTCAAACCAGTGGTCGCAAAGGAAAGGGCGTGTGTCTGATTACCGGTATCGATGGCAGTGATGAAATGCTAGAGAAAGTGGCAGCAGAATTGAAGAAGAAGTGCGGTTGCGGTGGATCAGTCAAAGAGGGCGTGATCGAGATTCAGGGTGATAAGCGGGAACTGTTGAAGCAACTTTTAGAAGCCAAAGGAATGAAAGTTAAGTTAGCCGGTGGTTGA
- the cysB gene encoding HTH-type transcriptional regulator CysB translates to MKLQQLRYIVEVVNHNLNVSSTAEGLYTSQPGISKQVRMLEDELGIQIFARSGKHLTQVTPAGLEIIRIAREVLSKVDAIKAVAGEHTYPDKGSLYVATTHTQARYALPNVIKGFIERYPRVSLHMHQGSPTQIAEAVSKGSADFAIATEALHLYDDLIMLPCYHWNRAVVVKPDHPLAGKTHVSIEELAAYPIVTYTFGFTGRSELDTAFNRAGLTPRIVFTATDADVIKTYVRLGLGVGVIASMAVDPIQDPDLVIVDARDIFTYSTTKIGFRRSTFLRSYMYDFILRFAPHLTRDVVDKAVALRSNDDIEAMFKDIKLPTK, encoded by the coding sequence ATGAAATTGCAGCAGCTCCGTTATATTGTTGAGGTGGTTAATCACAACCTTAACGTATCATCCACCGCAGAAGGGCTGTATACCTCGCAGCCGGGGATCAGTAAGCAGGTCCGCATGCTGGAAGATGAGCTGGGTATCCAAATTTTTGCCCGCAGTGGCAAACATCTCACGCAGGTGACCCCCGCAGGGCTGGAAATCATCCGTATTGCCCGTGAAGTTTTGTCCAAAGTAGATGCGATTAAGGCCGTTGCCGGTGAACATACCTATCCTGATAAAGGTTCGCTGTATGTTGCCACCACCCATACTCAGGCGCGTTATGCATTGCCGAATGTGATTAAAGGTTTTATTGAGCGTTACCCGCGGGTGTCGCTCCATATGCATCAAGGCTCGCCGACCCAAATAGCCGAAGCGGTTTCTAAAGGGAGCGCTGATTTTGCTATCGCCACTGAGGCGCTGCATTTATATGACGACCTGATTATGTTGCCGTGCTATCACTGGAACCGTGCTGTGGTAGTGAAGCCAGATCACCCTTTAGCAGGTAAAACCCACGTCAGCATTGAAGAGCTGGCAGCATACCCGATTGTGACTTATACCTTTGGTTTTACTGGCCGTTCTGAACTGGATACTGCGTTTAATCGTGCTGGCCTGACTCCGCGCATTGTCTTTACCGCGACAGATGCTGATGTGATTAAAACCTATGTGCGATTAGGGTTGGGTGTTGGGGTTATCGCCAGTATGGCAGTTGATCCGATCCAAGATCCTGATCTGGTGATAGTTGATGCCCGTGATATCTTTACCTACAGCACGACGAAAATTGGTTTCCGCCGCAGCACTTTCCTGCGCAGTTATATGTATGACTTTATTCTGCGTTTCGCCCCACATCTGACCCGTGATGTGGTGGATAAAGCGGTTGCTTTGCGTTCTAATGATGATATTGAGGCGATGTTCAAGGACATTAAATTGCCGACTAAGTGA
- the pgpB gene encoding phosphatidylglycerophosphatase B, whose product MWNIAKRITAGTLILLLPTLVIWLSGWQWQPGSNNVWLKSVFWVTETVTAPWGILTSALLSCWFLWCLRFRIKPAIGLLLLMGGVIIVGQGVKSLIKEQVQEPRPFVVWLEAEHHIDNRFFYSLPRAERSELVKQQLQNQTIIPVWLSRHWQFETGFAFPSGHTVFAASWALLAVGILWPRRHYKTVFLLMIWAQGVMMSRLVLGMHWPRDLIAATLISGLLVAIVCSLVQRWFGSLAILPQEQREIEQREHEEK is encoded by the coding sequence ATGTGGAATATAGCGAAACGAATCACTGCCGGAACACTAATCTTACTCTTACCCACACTTGTTATCTGGCTCTCCGGTTGGCAGTGGCAACCTGGCAGCAATAATGTGTGGTTGAAAAGCGTGTTCTGGGTGACAGAAACAGTCACTGCACCGTGGGGAATATTGACCAGTGCGCTGCTCAGTTGCTGGTTTTTATGGTGCTTACGGTTTCGGATTAAACCTGCGATTGGCTTGCTGCTCCTGATGGGGGGCGTCATTATTGTCGGCCAAGGTGTAAAATCGCTGATTAAAGAGCAGGTACAAGAGCCACGCCCGTTTGTGGTATGGCTGGAAGCAGAGCATCATATTGATAATCGCTTTTTCTATTCACTTCCCCGGGCTGAACGCAGTGAGTTGGTCAAACAGCAACTCCAGAACCAAACTATTATCCCCGTGTGGTTGAGCCGCCATTGGCAGTTTGAAACTGGCTTTGCTTTTCCCTCTGGCCACACGGTTTTTGCTGCCAGTTGGGCATTGTTAGCGGTGGGCATATTGTGGCCACGGCGGCATTATAAGACGGTGTTTTTACTGATGATATGGGCGCAAGGTGTCATGATGAGCCGGTTGGTACTCGGTATGCACTGGCCACGGGATCTGATCGCTGCAACACTTATCAGCGGGTTATTGGTCGCCATTGTGTGTAGCTTAGTGCAACGTTGGTTCGGTTCATTAGCGATTTTGCCGCAGGAACAGCGCGAGATTGAGCAACGTGAGCATGAGGAAAAATAA
- the acnA gene encoding aconitate hydratase AcnA encodes MSLDLRKTSMAKLVALNHEYHYYSLPQLAAVLGDIDRLPKSLKVLLENLLRHLDGEQVQEDDLKAIIDWQLTGHASREIAYRPARVLMQDFTGVPAVVDLAAMREAVKRLGGNVAQVNPLSPVDLVIDHSVTVDEFGDKAAFGENVRLEMERNHERYIFLRWGQKAFSRFRVVPPGTGICHQVNLEYLGQTVWHEQQDGRAVAYPDTLVGTDSHTTMINGLGILGWGVGGIEAEAAMLGQPVSMLIPDVVGFKMTGKMREGITATDLVLTVTQMLRKHGVVGKFVEFYGDGLADLPLADRATIANMSPEFGATCGFFPVDDVTLGYMRLSGRSDEQIALVEGYSKAQGLWRHPGDEPIFTSQLALDLSTVEASMAGPKRPQDRVALPKVPLAFKAFEELEINSKKDKVDHVSFTLEGTTHELVSGAVVIAAITSCTNTSNPSVLMAAGLLAKKAAEKGLKTKPWVKTSLAPGSKVVTEYLNAAGLTPYLDNLGFNLVGYGCTTCIGNSGPLPEPIEKAIKSGDLTVGAVLSGNRNFEGRIHPLVKTNWLASPPLVVAYALAGNLNINLAQEALGNDPEGKPVYLKDIWPSGFEIAKAVEEVKTEMFRKEYAAVFDGDEEWQSIQVDSTPTYDWQSDSTYIRLPPFFSDMKALPDPVEDIHNARILAILADSVTTDHISPAGNIKLDSPAGRYLRDRGVEIKEFNSYGSRRGNHEVMMRGTFANIRIRNEMVPGVEGGVTRHIPSQNEMAIYDAAMRYQQENVPLAVIAGKEYGSGSSRDWAAKGPRLLGVRVVIAESFERIHRSNLIGMGILPLEFPAGVNRKTLGLTGDESISVSGLQTLSPGQKVAVTITYADGRQQTVDTHCRIDTGNELVYFENGGILHYVIRKML; translated from the coding sequence ATGTCGTTGGATCTGCGAAAAACGAGTATGGCCAAGTTGGTCGCTCTTAATCACGAATATCACTACTACAGCCTGCCGCAATTGGCGGCAGTGCTGGGGGATATTGACCGACTGCCGAAATCACTGAAAGTGTTACTGGAGAATCTACTGCGTCATCTGGATGGCGAACAGGTTCAAGAGGATGATTTAAAAGCCATTATTGATTGGCAGCTAACCGGGCATGCCAGCCGGGAAATTGCTTACCGGCCCGCGCGGGTATTAATGCAGGATTTCACCGGCGTACCGGCGGTAGTCGATTTGGCTGCGATGCGTGAAGCAGTCAAACGGCTGGGGGGCAATGTGGCGCAGGTTAACCCATTGTCACCGGTAGATTTGGTTATTGACCATTCCGTCACTGTTGACGAGTTTGGTGATAAAGCCGCTTTTGGCGAGAACGTCCGGCTCGAAATGGAACGTAACCACGAGCGCTATATCTTCCTGCGTTGGGGGCAGAAAGCCTTTAGCCGTTTCCGTGTGGTACCGCCGGGTACCGGGATCTGCCATCAGGTTAACCTTGAGTATTTGGGGCAGACGGTTTGGCATGAACAGCAGGATGGGCGGGCGGTTGCTTACCCCGATACGTTAGTGGGTACCGATTCCCACACCACCATGATCAATGGCTTGGGGATACTCGGTTGGGGCGTCGGTGGGATTGAAGCGGAAGCCGCAATGCTGGGCCAACCTGTCTCAATGCTGATTCCCGATGTGGTCGGCTTCAAAATGACAGGTAAGATGCGTGAAGGGATCACTGCCACGGACTTGGTGCTTACCGTAACGCAAATGCTGCGAAAACACGGGGTAGTCGGCAAATTCGTTGAGTTTTATGGTGATGGTCTGGCTGATTTACCACTGGCAGATCGCGCGACTATAGCCAATATGTCGCCTGAGTTTGGTGCTACCTGTGGTTTCTTCCCGGTGGATGACGTGACGCTGGGGTATATGCGCTTAAGTGGCCGCAGTGATGAACAGATAGCCTTGGTTGAGGGCTACAGTAAAGCACAGGGGTTGTGGCGTCATCCTGGTGACGAGCCAATATTCACCAGCCAGCTCGCATTGGATTTAAGCACAGTAGAAGCGAGTATGGCTGGGCCGAAGCGGCCACAAGACCGGGTCGCTTTACCCAAAGTGCCCTTAGCCTTTAAAGCGTTTGAAGAACTGGAAATCAATAGCAAAAAAGATAAAGTTGACCATGTTAGCTTCACACTGGAAGGGACAACGCACGAGTTGGTATCTGGTGCGGTGGTGATTGCCGCGATCACCTCATGCACTAATACTTCGAATCCCAGCGTACTGATGGCAGCCGGTCTGTTAGCTAAAAAAGCGGCAGAGAAGGGACTAAAAACCAAACCATGGGTGAAAACCTCACTAGCACCAGGCTCTAAAGTGGTGACTGAATATCTCAACGCCGCCGGATTAACCCCTTACCTGGATAATCTGGGTTTTAATCTGGTGGGCTATGGTTGTACTACCTGTATTGGTAACTCTGGCCCATTGCCAGAGCCAATAGAAAAAGCCATCAAAAGTGGGGATTTAACCGTCGGTGCGGTGCTGTCCGGTAACCGAAACTTCGAAGGGCGCATTCATCCTTTAGTCAAAACCAACTGGCTGGCTTCGCCGCCGCTGGTAGTGGCTTATGCCCTGGCCGGTAATTTGAACATCAATTTAGCCCAAGAGGCGCTTGGTAACGACCCAGAAGGCAAGCCGGTTTATTTGAAGGATATTTGGCCTAGCGGGTTTGAAATAGCCAAAGCGGTGGAAGAGGTTAAAACGGAGATGTTCCGTAAGGAATATGCTGCTGTATTTGATGGTGATGAGGAGTGGCAGTCAATTCAGGTCGATAGCACGCCGACTTATGATTGGCAGAGTGATTCTACTTACATCCGGTTGCCCCCTTTCTTTAGTGATATGAAAGCGTTGCCTGATCCGGTTGAGGATATCCACAATGCACGTATTTTGGCTATCTTGGCCGATTCCGTCACCACAGACCATATTTCTCCCGCCGGTAATATCAAGCTCGATAGCCCAGCGGGCCGTTATCTGCGTGATCGTGGGGTCGAAATTAAAGAATTTAACTCCTACGGTTCCCGCCGCGGTAACCATGAAGTGATGATGCGTGGGACTTTTGCCAATATTCGTATCCGTAATGAAATGGTACCGGGGGTTGAGGGGGGCGTCACTCGTCATATTCCGTCACAAAATGAGATGGCTATCTATGATGCCGCTATGCGCTACCAGCAGGAAAATGTGCCATTGGCGGTGATTGCCGGTAAGGAATATGGTTCAGGCTCTAGCCGTGACTGGGCAGCTAAAGGGCCGAGATTATTGGGTGTGCGGGTAGTGATTGCTGAGTCATTTGAGCGTATTCACCGCTCCAATCTGATTGGCATGGGTATTTTGCCACTTGAGTTCCCAGCAGGGGTTAATCGCAAAACCTTGGGGCTGACGGGTGATGAGTCCATTAGCGTGAGTGGGTTACAAACGCTGTCTCCGGGGCAAAAGGTCGCAGTGACGATAACCTACGCTGACGGGCGGCAACAAACGGTAGATACCCACTGTCGTATAGATACAGGTAATGAATTGGTTTATTTTGAAAATGGCGGCATTTTGCATTATGTGATCCGCAAAATGCTGTAG